In Microbulbifer sp. GL-2, the following are encoded in one genomic region:
- a CDS encoding efflux RND transporter permease subunit translates to MTEQRVIDGDIDTQKGAIAWMARNHVTANLLMLVFLVGGLIFSLIVKKEVFPEFSLDLVSVSISYPGASPEEVERGVLVAAEQAVQGLVGIKEMRGSAREGSAVLNLELEGDADANLVYQNIQQAIDSVTTFPSDIERPQVNLAERKRDVLDLVLHGNLEERSLRALAMQVYDNLEAHSGITQLDTQGVRDLEVAVEIRRDDLRRYDLTLAQVATVIQNAAVDIPTGSVKTDAGEILVRVTERRDWAREFGDIVVTQGSGGGAVYLRDIATISDALEDEARNMVFNGEPAVGIKIYRVGDQTPLSVSDAAREVIGDVRASLPQGVSLTIRDDDSEIFKERLSLLLKNGFIGLLLVFVVLGAFLELRLAFWVTLGIPISFLGALLFLPGLDISISMVSMFAFIIALGIVVDDAIIAGENIHEWRQKGYSNLQAAIAGARQVAVPLTFAILTNIVAFIPLMALPGFMGKIFGVIPFVVGSVFIISWVEALFILPAHLAYSRRGYKSPRARRFAARQEKLAQGLDRFVQQRFRPLLEACVRHRYTTIAIAVSTLLVVGGYAASGRMGFTLMPRVERDSGRFAVTFPTGTPQHQLEKARTQIIAGGDKVLDQYDRDSVFLGSRGLMGDDSVQVDFFFVPSDQREFSTGEFVRAWRKEVGVIAGALSATTASDRGGPGAGSSLTVELRHIDTAVLDQAAAKLGTELAKFPNVSDIDAGVSLGKTQIDLTLTETAKSLGLSAEEIGRQIRAALYGNEALRQQRGRDQVKVMVRLPESERISMDDVNNIMIRAGSGLWMPLTDLVVIDKGRAYATINRRAGRRVLTASANVEPSDQAALVINELDRTVIPQLQAEFPGLTISYEGRQADEREGLASLGLTFLLAMAVLYLLLAIPLKSYMQPLIVMVAIPFGVIGAILGHLVMGYGMSMVSLLGMVALAGVVINDTLVMIEYSNRLREEGADMETAIKRAAARRFRPIVLTTVTTFCGLMPMIFETSVQAKFMIPMAVSLGYGILAATAISLLLVPCLYLMFGKDIPRIFSAMKGGIKSLAGAVRVGG, encoded by the coding sequence ATGACTGAGCAGAGAGTAATAGACGGGGATATCGATACCCAGAAGGGCGCTATTGCCTGGATGGCGCGAAATCATGTCACCGCAAACTTGTTGATGCTGGTATTTCTTGTCGGTGGGCTGATCTTTTCGCTGATCGTCAAGAAAGAGGTTTTTCCGGAGTTCAGTCTGGATCTGGTCAGCGTTTCTATTTCTTATCCGGGCGCCAGTCCAGAGGAAGTCGAGCGCGGTGTGCTGGTGGCTGCCGAGCAGGCGGTGCAGGGCTTGGTGGGCATCAAGGAAATGCGTGGCAGTGCCCGGGAAGGCTCTGCTGTACTCAACCTGGAGCTGGAAGGTGATGCCGATGCCAATCTCGTTTATCAGAATATCCAGCAGGCAATTGATTCGGTAACGACTTTTCCATCCGATATTGAGCGGCCCCAGGTGAATCTGGCCGAACGCAAGCGTGATGTTTTGGATCTGGTGCTGCACGGTAATCTGGAGGAGCGGAGCCTGCGCGCACTCGCCATGCAAGTGTATGACAATCTGGAGGCCCACAGCGGTATCACGCAGTTGGATACCCAGGGAGTGCGAGACCTGGAAGTGGCGGTGGAAATACGTCGCGATGACCTGCGTCGCTATGACCTCACCCTGGCACAGGTGGCTACCGTCATACAAAACGCCGCGGTGGATATCCCCACTGGCAGCGTAAAGACCGATGCCGGTGAAATCCTGGTGCGGGTTACCGAGCGGCGCGATTGGGCGCGGGAGTTTGGTGATATCGTCGTAACACAGGGGAGTGGCGGCGGCGCTGTTTACCTACGAGATATTGCCACTATCAGCGATGCCCTGGAGGATGAGGCGCGCAACATGGTTTTCAACGGCGAGCCTGCCGTAGGCATCAAAATCTATCGGGTGGGTGACCAGACCCCCCTGAGTGTGAGCGATGCGGCGCGTGAAGTGATAGGCGATGTCCGCGCTTCTCTGCCGCAGGGGGTGAGCCTTACCATCCGCGATGACGATTCAGAGATCTTCAAAGAGCGCCTGTCGCTGTTACTGAAAAATGGTTTTATTGGTTTGTTGCTGGTGTTTGTGGTTCTCGGTGCTTTCCTTGAATTACGCTTGGCATTCTGGGTAACACTGGGTATTCCCATCAGTTTCCTCGGAGCTCTGCTGTTCCTGCCCGGACTGGATATTTCCATCAGTATGGTGAGTATGTTCGCCTTTATCATCGCCCTTGGCATAGTGGTGGATGATGCAATTATTGCCGGTGAGAATATCCACGAATGGCGCCAGAAGGGTTATAGCAATTTACAGGCTGCTATTGCTGGCGCAAGGCAGGTAGCGGTACCTCTGACATTCGCCATTCTGACCAATATTGTCGCTTTTATCCCGTTGATGGCCCTGCCCGGTTTTATGGGCAAGATATTTGGGGTTATTCCCTTTGTCGTGGGCTCAGTATTTATTATCTCCTGGGTTGAGGCGCTGTTTATTCTTCCGGCGCACTTGGCTTACTCGCGCCGCGGCTATAAGAGCCCGAGGGCACGGCGTTTTGCCGCCCGCCAGGAAAAACTGGCCCAAGGCCTGGATCGCTTTGTGCAGCAACGATTTCGCCCGCTGCTCGAAGCCTGTGTACGGCATCGTTACACCACCATTGCAATCGCGGTTTCCACGTTGTTGGTGGTGGGTGGTTATGCCGCCAGTGGTCGTATGGGCTTTACCCTGATGCCCAGGGTGGAAAGGGATTCTGGCCGGTTTGCAGTGACATTTCCTACGGGTACGCCTCAGCATCAGCTGGAAAAAGCCAGGACCCAGATTATTGCCGGGGGAGATAAGGTCCTCGACCAGTACGACCGCGATAGCGTATTTCTCGGTAGCCGCGGTTTGATGGGAGATGACTCTGTTCAGGTGGATTTTTTCTTTGTTCCATCGGATCAACGTGAATTTTCCACAGGAGAATTTGTGCGTGCGTGGCGCAAAGAAGTGGGTGTGATTGCCGGGGCGTTAAGTGCGACAACAGCCTCCGATCGGGGCGGGCCCGGCGCCGGTTCTTCACTAACGGTTGAATTGCGCCATATAGATACTGCGGTCCTGGATCAGGCGGCGGCGAAACTGGGCACTGAGTTGGCAAAATTCCCTAATGTCAGCGATATCGATGCCGGTGTTTCCCTGGGTAAAACCCAGATCGACCTGACTCTCACCGAAACCGCCAAAAGTCTGGGCTTGTCGGCGGAGGAGATTGGCAGGCAGATACGTGCAGCCCTCTATGGTAACGAGGCACTGCGTCAGCAGCGCGGTCGCGACCAGGTTAAAGTGATGGTGCGCTTACCAGAGAGTGAGCGCATCAGTATGGATGACGTTAATAACATTATGATTCGCGCAGGCAGCGGTCTTTGGATGCCACTTACGGATCTGGTGGTTATTGATAAAGGCCGTGCCTACGCAACGATCAACCGCCGTGCAGGACGCAGGGTATTGACTGCATCCGCTAATGTGGAGCCCAGTGATCAGGCAGCATTAGTCATTAATGAACTGGACCGAACGGTTATCCCTCAGTTACAGGCGGAGTTCCCCGGGCTCACAATTTCCTATGAGGGGCGCCAGGCGGATGAGCGCGAGGGGCTTGCTTCGCTGGGGCTGACTTTCCTGCTGGCTATGGCCGTGCTCTATCTGCTGCTGGCGATTCCTTTGAAGAGTTATATGCAGCCACTCATTGTGATGGTGGCGATTCCCTTTGGTGTTATTGGCGCGATCCTGGGTCACCTGGTTATGGGTTATGGCATGAGTATGGTGAGCCTGTTGGGGATGGTGGCGCTTGCCGGTGTGGTGATCAACGATACCCTGGTAATGATCGAATACAGTAATCGCCTGCGTGAGGAGGGTGCGGATATGGAGACTGCGATCAAGCGCGCGGCGGCGCGTCGTTTCCGTCCGATCGTGTTGACCACAGTAACCACCTTTTGCGGTTTGATGCCGATGATTTTTGAAACTTCGGTTCAGGCCAAATTTATGATTCCCATGGCAGTTTCCCTGGGTTATGGAATTCTCGCGGCCACAGCAATTTCTCTTCTGTTAGTTCCCTGTTTGTACCTGATGTTTGGCAAGGATATACCGAGGATATTCAGTGCAATGAAAGGCGGTATTAAATCGCTCGCTGGTGCAGTCAGGGTTGGTGGTTAA
- a CDS encoding Lrp/AsnC family transcriptional regulator, whose protein sequence is MSSLDAIDRQLLAILQSDVSLSIEELAERVGLTKTPCWRRVQKLEKSGIIRRKVALLNAEILGLPVSVFAQVKTDQHTPEWAEAFAEHVGQLPEVVDCYRMAGDYDYLLRVVVSDIAAYDRFYKELIRRVGISDIISNFALEQIKSTTELPIPSENKG, encoded by the coding sequence ATGTCCTCACTTGACGCGATTGATAGACAACTTCTTGCTATCCTCCAATCCGACGTCAGCCTTTCGATTGAGGAGCTGGCGGAGCGCGTGGGCCTGACCAAGACCCCCTGCTGGCGCCGGGTACAGAAGTTGGAGAAGAGCGGCATTATCCGCCGCAAAGTGGCCCTGCTGAATGCGGAAATCCTGGGTCTGCCGGTTTCGGTATTTGCCCAGGTGAAAACCGACCAGCACACTCCAGAGTGGGCAGAAGCCTTTGCCGAACATGTGGGGCAGCTGCCAGAAGTAGTAGACTGTTATCGTATGGCCGGAGACTATGATTACCTGCTGAGGGTGGTAGTCAGCGATATCGCCGCTTATGACCGCTTCTATAAAGAGTTGATACGACGCGTGGGCATCAGCGATATCATTTCGAATTTCGCCCTGGAGCAGATCAAGAGCACCACAGAGCTACCTATTCCCTCGGAAAACAAAGGGTAA
- a CDS encoding cation:proton antiporter codes for MADSSLFQSFFLIFSGAAIVATLALFGRQPLLVAYIALGVLLGPSGLAVIDNLRLLSDMSSVGIIFLLFLLGLDMQPQALISVLRKATFVGIVSCAIFLGIGFSIGKLFGFTTTESWIIGMALMFSSTIIGIKLLPTTVLHHKRLGELMVGLLLFQDFVAIICLMILLSDSSGDVHLGQIALSFGSLPLMVLFAWVVVKYLLLPLFSRFDRFHEYVFLMALGWCMGMAELGESLGLSREIGAFIAGITLAASRISQYIALNLKPLRDFFLILFFFSLGAQFKLAMLPEIVIPAIVTATVVLLAKPVVFRYLLGNQSELKLLAWDIGFRLGQISEFSLLIALLAFSQNLIGSAASHLIQATAIITFLVSSYIVVMNFPNPIAIKDELRRD; via the coding sequence GTGGCGGACAGCTCTCTCTTTCAGTCCTTTTTCCTGATTTTTAGTGGCGCGGCAATAGTCGCCACCCTGGCACTCTTTGGTCGCCAGCCGCTGCTCGTTGCCTATATTGCCCTCGGAGTATTACTCGGACCTTCCGGACTTGCGGTGATCGACAACCTGCGCCTGCTCTCCGATATGTCCAGCGTAGGTATTATCTTCCTGCTATTCCTGCTGGGGCTCGATATGCAGCCCCAGGCACTGATCTCTGTGCTGCGCAAAGCGACCTTTGTGGGTATAGTCAGTTGCGCAATATTTCTTGGTATCGGTTTCAGCATCGGCAAACTGTTTGGTTTTACCACCACAGAAAGCTGGATTATCGGCATGGCGTTGATGTTTTCCAGTACCATCATCGGTATCAAGTTACTACCCACCACGGTGTTGCATCACAAGCGCCTGGGCGAATTGATGGTGGGGCTGCTGTTATTTCAGGATTTTGTTGCCATCATCTGTTTGATGATCCTACTCAGCGACAGCAGCGGCGATGTGCACTTGGGGCAAATAGCCCTTTCATTTGGCTCTCTGCCCCTGATGGTACTTTTCGCCTGGGTAGTTGTGAAATACTTGTTGCTGCCGCTCTTCAGCCGATTCGACCGGTTTCACGAATACGTGTTTTTAATGGCCCTGGGCTGGTGTATGGGAATGGCGGAGCTGGGGGAATCACTGGGCTTGTCGAGGGAGATCGGTGCTTTTATTGCTGGTATTACCCTAGCCGCCAGCCGGATATCCCAGTACATCGCCTTGAACCTGAAACCATTGCGGGACTTCTTTCTGATCCTGTTCTTTTTCAGCCTCGGGGCCCAGTTTAAACTCGCCATGCTGCCGGAAATTGTTATCCCGGCAATAGTCACGGCAACGGTAGTGCTACTGGCGAAACCAGTAGTATTCCGCTACCTGCTCGGTAACCAGAGCGAACTTAAGCTTTTGGCCTGGGATATCGGTTTCCGCCTGGGGCAAATCAGTGAATTTTCCCTACTAATCGCCCTGCTCGCCTTTAGCCAGAATCTGATCGGTAGCGCCGCTTCCCATTTAATTCAGGCTACGGCAATCATTACCTTCCTGGTTTCCTCGTATATTGTGGTGATGAACTTTCCCAACCCCATCGCGATCAAGGACGAGCTACGCAGGGACTAA